The region GGTATTCTTTGCCTTCAACAGATATTTCTGTTCCTGCATATTTTCCATACAATACGCTGTCGCCAACTTTTACTGTCATTGGCTCATCTTTCTTGCCGCCACCAACAGCTACTACTTTACCTTTTTGTGGTTTTTCTTTTGCCGTGTCAGGAATAATAATTCCACTTGCTGTTTTTTCTTCTGCAGCAGCCACTTCTACAATAACGCGATCTGCCAGTGGTGTTAAATTAATTTTACTCATAGTAATAATGTGATTTAAATTGTTTGACTTTTATACTTTATAATTAATTTCAATTTGCCCATTATCAGTTTCTGTGCCATG is a window of Bacteroidia bacterium DNA encoding:
- a CDS encoding co-chaperone GroES; translation: MSKINLTPLADRVIVEVAAAEEKTASGIIIPDTAKEKPQKGKVVAVGGGKKDEPMTVKVGDSVLYGKYAGTEISVEGKEYLIMRESDIFAIV